A genomic region of Nymphaea colorata isolate Beijing-Zhang1983 chromosome 2, ASM883128v2, whole genome shotgun sequence contains the following coding sequences:
- the LOC116247119 gene encoding uncharacterized protein LOC116247119 isoform X2: protein MKDEGLLPNGNFEEAPSPSNLKKTVIIGRYSLPKWEIHGMVEYISGGPQPGGMVFAVPHGTRAVRLGNEASISQLISVKPGTLYSLTFSASRTCAQDEILRVSVPPLTGELPLQTLYSSDGGDTYAWGFRPNSSIARLTFHNPGIQEDPACGPLLDAVAIKELSPPLPTRVNLVRNGGFEEGPIIFKNSSSGVLLPPKQEDLTSPLPGWIVESLKAVKYIDARHFAVPSGLAAVELVAGRESAIAQVIRTVPNKMYILAFKVGDAKNSCHGSMLVEAFAGKQTLKVPFESKGLGGFKAASLKFTAVGETTRITFFSSFYHTKANDPASLCGPVIDEVMVFPTK, encoded by the exons ATGAAGGATGAGG GTCTTCTTCCTAATGGGAACTTTGAGGAAGCACCAAGTCCTTCCAACCTGAAGAAGACTGTCATCATAGGCAGGTATTCACTGCCCAAATGGGAGATCCATGGCATGGTTGAGTACATCTCTGGTGGTCCGCAGCCTGGGGGGATGGTGTTCGCGGTGCCCCACGGCACACGGGCTGTCAGGCTTGGTAATGAAGCCTCCATCTCCCAGTTAATCTCAGTGAAGCCAGGGACTTTATATTCCCTTACCTTCAGTGCTTCAAGAACATGTGCACAGGACGAGATACTGAGGGTCTCTGTTCCACCTCTAACTGGTGAACTCCCCCTTCAGACACTCTACAGCAGTGATGGTGGTGATACTTACGCATGGGGGTTCAGGCCTAACTCTAGCATTGCTCGGCTTACCTTTCACAACCCAGGGATTCAAGAAGACCCTGCTTGTGGACCTCTTCTGGATGCTGTTGCAATCAAGGAGTTATCCCCTCCATTACCAACAAGAG TTAATCTGGTAAGAAATGGTggctttgaagagggacctatTATATTCAAGAACTCTTCCTCTGGTGTGCTTCTCCCCCCGAAACAAGAAGACTTAACATCTCCACTTCCTGGCTGGATTGTGGAATCCCTGAAAGCAGTAAAATACATTGATGCCCGCCATTTTGCAGTCCCATCAGGACTTGCTGCAGTCGAGCTTGTTGCTGGAAGAGAGAGTGCCATTGCTCAAGTGATAAGAACAGTGCCCAACAAAATGTATATCCTTGCGTTCAAAGTTGGTGATGCGAAGAACTCCTGCCATGGGTCGATGCTGGTTGAAGCATTTGCAGGAAAGCAAACGCTCAAGGTTCCCTTTGAATCCAAAGGGCTAGGTGGGTTTAAAGCAGCAAGCCTCAAGTTCACAGCCGTTGGGGAAACAACACGGATTACTTTCTTCAGCTCTTTCTACCACACAAAGGCTAACGATCCTGCTTCCCTTTGTGGGCCTGTGATCGACGAAGTCATGGTTTTTCCTACCAAGTGA
- the LOC116247119 gene encoding uncharacterized protein LOC116247119 isoform X1, which produces MGVGILFRVAAFLATVFFISHLILTDAALEELDGLLPNGNFEEAPSPSNLKKTVIIGRYSLPKWEIHGMVEYISGGPQPGGMVFAVPHGTRAVRLGNEASISQLISVKPGTLYSLTFSASRTCAQDEILRVSVPPLTGELPLQTLYSSDGGDTYAWGFRPNSSIARLTFHNPGIQEDPACGPLLDAVAIKELSPPLPTRVNLVRNGGFEEGPIIFKNSSSGVLLPPKQEDLTSPLPGWIVESLKAVKYIDARHFAVPSGLAAVELVAGRESAIAQVIRTVPNKMYILAFKVGDAKNSCHGSMLVEAFAGKQTLKVPFESKGLGGFKAASLKFTAVGETTRITFFSSFYHTKANDPASLCGPVIDEVMVFPTK; this is translated from the exons ATGGGTGTTGGGATTCTTTTCAGAGTGGCAGCCTTCCTTGCTACTGTTTTCTTCATCAGCCATCTCATTCTGACCGATGCGGCATTGGAAGAGCTTGATG GTCTTCTTCCTAATGGGAACTTTGAGGAAGCACCAAGTCCTTCCAACCTGAAGAAGACTGTCATCATAGGCAGGTATTCACTGCCCAAATGGGAGATCCATGGCATGGTTGAGTACATCTCTGGTGGTCCGCAGCCTGGGGGGATGGTGTTCGCGGTGCCCCACGGCACACGGGCTGTCAGGCTTGGTAATGAAGCCTCCATCTCCCAGTTAATCTCAGTGAAGCCAGGGACTTTATATTCCCTTACCTTCAGTGCTTCAAGAACATGTGCACAGGACGAGATACTGAGGGTCTCTGTTCCACCTCTAACTGGTGAACTCCCCCTTCAGACACTCTACAGCAGTGATGGTGGTGATACTTACGCATGGGGGTTCAGGCCTAACTCTAGCATTGCTCGGCTTACCTTTCACAACCCAGGGATTCAAGAAGACCCTGCTTGTGGACCTCTTCTGGATGCTGTTGCAATCAAGGAGTTATCCCCTCCATTACCAACAAGAG TTAATCTGGTAAGAAATGGTggctttgaagagggacctatTATATTCAAGAACTCTTCCTCTGGTGTGCTTCTCCCCCCGAAACAAGAAGACTTAACATCTCCACTTCCTGGCTGGATTGTGGAATCCCTGAAAGCAGTAAAATACATTGATGCCCGCCATTTTGCAGTCCCATCAGGACTTGCTGCAGTCGAGCTTGTTGCTGGAAGAGAGAGTGCCATTGCTCAAGTGATAAGAACAGTGCCCAACAAAATGTATATCCTTGCGTTCAAAGTTGGTGATGCGAAGAACTCCTGCCATGGGTCGATGCTGGTTGAAGCATTTGCAGGAAAGCAAACGCTCAAGGTTCCCTTTGAATCCAAAGGGCTAGGTGGGTTTAAAGCAGCAAGCCTCAAGTTCACAGCCGTTGGGGAAACAACACGGATTACTTTCTTCAGCTCTTTCTACCACACAAAGGCTAACGATCCTGCTTCCCTTTGTGGGCCTGTGATCGACGAAGTCATGGTTTTTCCTACCAAGTGA
- the LOC116248871 gene encoding uncharacterized heme-binding protein C330.03c isoform X1, whose translation MDGSTDFSFCQVAFAGDTDQLESPKFMGDRSKDHEDIFRDFGSGPAPLLSLKFNSDAGTNVFQSQNSNLIMEGSHQRQSESSAGFGSSTVKVIGEQSLKAKESEAKVINELGTSISNNLQVDERKKKPVQRAKVPFEKGFSQMDWLKLTRTHPDLADLKGQSSRRLITMDEVKQHNSEGSMWTVLKGRVYNISPYMKYHPGGADMLMKAGGRDGTSLFNKYHAWVNADFLLEKCLVGFLDVS comes from the exons ATGGATGGTTCTACCGATTTCTCTTTTTGTCAG GTTGCTTTTGCGGGTGATACGGATCAATTAGAGTCACCAAAGTTCATGGGTGACAGAAGTAAAGATCATGAAGATATTTTTAGAGATTTTGGTTCTGGTCCAGCACCGTTGTTGTCACTTAAATTTAACTCAGATGCAGGCACTAACGTATTTCAGTCAcagaattccaatttgataatgGAGGGTTCACACCAGCGTCAATCTGAGTCGTCTGCAGGGTTTGGTTCATCAACCGTGAAAGTAATTGGTGAACAAAGTCTTAAGGCAAAAGAATCTGAAGCAAAGGTGATAAATGAACTGGGAACTTCCATCTCCAATAATTTGCAAGTTgatgagaggaagaaaaaacCAGTTCAGCGAGCAAAGGTCCCTTTTGAGAAAGGATTCAGCCAAATGGACTGGTTAAAGCTGACAAGGACGCACCCTGATTTAGCAG ATTTAAAGGGACAATCGAGCAGAAGACTCATCACCATGGATGAAGTTAAGCAGCATAACAGTGAAGGCTCTATGTGGACAGTTTTGAAAGGCCGTGTATACAACATTTCACCATACATGAAATATCACCCTGGAG GTGCAGATATGCTTATGAAAGCTGGAGGGAGAGATGGCACCTCTTTATTCA ACAAGTATCATGCTTGGGTGAATGCTGATTTTTTATTGGAGAAATGCTTGGTGGGCTTCCTGGATGTTAGCTGA
- the LOC116248871 gene encoding cytochrome b5 domain-containing protein RLF isoform X2 gives MGDRSKDHEDIFRDFGSGPAPLLSLKFNSDAGTNVFQSQNSNLIMEGSHQRQSESSAGFGSSTVKVIGEQSLKAKESEAKVINELGTSISNNLQVDERKKKPVQRAKVPFEKGFSQMDWLKLTRTHPDLADLKGQSSRRLITMDEVKQHNSEGSMWTVLKGRVYNISPYMKYHPGGADMLMKAGGRDGTSLFNKYHAWVNADFLLEKCLVGFLDVS, from the exons ATGGGTGACAGAAGTAAAGATCATGAAGATATTTTTAGAGATTTTGGTTCTGGTCCAGCACCGTTGTTGTCACTTAAATTTAACTCAGATGCAGGCACTAACGTATTTCAGTCAcagaattccaatttgataatgGAGGGTTCACACCAGCGTCAATCTGAGTCGTCTGCAGGGTTTGGTTCATCAACCGTGAAAGTAATTGGTGAACAAAGTCTTAAGGCAAAAGAATCTGAAGCAAAGGTGATAAATGAACTGGGAACTTCCATCTCCAATAATTTGCAAGTTgatgagaggaagaaaaaacCAGTTCAGCGAGCAAAGGTCCCTTTTGAGAAAGGATTCAGCCAAATGGACTGGTTAAAGCTGACAAGGACGCACCCTGATTTAGCAG ATTTAAAGGGACAATCGAGCAGAAGACTCATCACCATGGATGAAGTTAAGCAGCATAACAGTGAAGGCTCTATGTGGACAGTTTTGAAAGGCCGTGTATACAACATTTCACCATACATGAAATATCACCCTGGAG GTGCAGATATGCTTATGAAAGCTGGAGGGAGAGATGGCACCTCTTTATTCA ACAAGTATCATGCTTGGGTGAATGCTGATTTTTTATTGGAGAAATGCTTGGTGGGCTTCCTGGATGTTAGCTGA
- the LOC116249297 gene encoding uncharacterized protein LOC116249297, with translation MARFLLAFLLAVPWILASADDGLLTNGNFETPPPNGFPNGGLEVADVLIPGWRTNGTVELVQSGQRQGSMILIVPEGSHAARLGNDAEIGQSLNLEKGSTYAVTFSAARTCAQLESLNISIPPVSSQTVDLQTLYSVHGWDSYAWGFIANTANDYLAFRNPGMEDDPTCGPILDNIAIKQITTPEKPKDNAVVNGDFEEGPWMFRNVSLGVLLPNNLDAETSALPGWTVESNRAVRYVDSYHYSVPQGKRAVELLSGKEGIISQMIETSPEKRYTLAFSVGDAGDSCQQPLAVTAFAGDQAMNIHYAPMGNMTYQPANLSFTARAERTRIAFYSVYYNTRTDDHSSLCGPVVDDVRVWEASGAAAGRQGGGALLLGLVVYMVFSLCFGM, from the exons ATGGCTCGGTTCCTCCTGGCGTTTCTGCTCGCGGTCCCCTGGATTCTAGCATCGGCCGATGACG GCCTGCTCACGAACGGAAATTTTGAGACGCCACCGCCCAATGGCTTTCCAAACGGTGGTTTGGAGGTAGCTGATGTCTTGATCCCGGGGTGGCGAACCAACGGAACGGTGGAGTTGGTCCAGTCTGGGCAGAGGCAGGGTAGCATGATCTTAATTGTGCCCGAGGGGTCTCATGCTGCGAGGCTTGGCAATGATGCGGAGATTGGGCAGTCTCTAAATCTCGAGAAGGGTTCCACTTACGCCGTTACTTTTAGTGCGGCTAGGACGTGTGCACAGCTCGAGTCCCTTAACATATCCATCCCACCGGTCTCTTCTCAGACTGTTGATCTTCAGACTCTCTACAGCGTCCATGGATGGGACTCATATGCCTGGGGGTTCATTGCAAATACTGCAAATGATTATTTGGCATTTCGGAACCCCGGAATGGAGGATGATCCCACATGTGGGCCTATTCTTGACAACATTGCCATAAAGCAAATTACCACACCAGAGAAACCCAAAG ACAATGCTGTTGTCAATGGTGATTTTGAAGAAGGCCCATGGATGTTCCGCAATGTATCACTAGGAGTCTTGCTCCCAAACAACCTCGACGCAGAAACCTCTGCGCTACCTGGGTGGACTGTGGAATCCAACAGGGCCGTCCGGTACGTTGACTCCTATCACTACTCTGTGCCTCAAGGAAAACGCGCCGTCGAATTGCTCTCTGGCAAAGAAGGCATCATATCTCAGATGATTGAAACCTCGCCGGAGAAGCGTTACACCCTCGCTTTCTCCGTAGGAGATGCCGGGGATTCATGCCAGCAGCCACTGGCAGTAACAGCATTTGCCGGCGACCAGGCAATGAACATACATTATGCGCCCATGGGCAACATGACCTACCAGCCGGCCAACCTCTCATTCACTGCCAGGGCCGAGAGGACGCGGATTGCATTCTACAGTGTGTACTACAACACGCGCACAGACGACCACAGCTCACTCTGCGGTCCGGTGGTCGACGATGTTCGAGTGTGGGAAGCATCGGGAGCAGCGGCCGGCCGTCAGGGTGGTGGGGCTCTGCTGCTTGGCCTTGTGGTGTATATGGTTTTCAGCTTGTGTTTTGGTATGTGA